ACTATCGGATTCGGCGGCCGGCTGAAAAGGACAGATTCGGACCCTGCGCACCAGAAAGCGCCTGCACGACTGATGGTATTCGATCATTACCTGGAGGTGGTTCTTGCCGTTTAACCGTTCACCATGGAATCCGCTTATTCCCCCGCAGGCGGTCAAACCCTCGCGCAGCGATTTTAAGGTCGTGTGCGTCTTTAACGCCGGCGTGATTCGACATCACGGGCAGGTTCTTCTACTGCTGCGTGTGGCGGAAAAGCCCATCCCCACGTCTCCCGAATTAGAGCTGGTGCCGGTGTATGATGCGTGTGCCGGTCAGATCACAGTTAAAGCCTTTCGCAGGGATGATCCTGAATGTGATTTCTCGGATCCCCGTTTTGTCAGATCGCGGGGTGAGCAGTATCTGAGTTCCCTGTCGCATATCCGTTTGGCGCGCAGCACGGACGGCATTCATTTTCAGGTTGAAGACCATCCTGCCATGGCGCCGTCCAACCTGTACGAAAGCTACGGCATTGAAGATCCTCGTATTGTTTTTATCGATGGAATCCACTATATTGCCTACAGCGCCATTTCGCCGCTGGGGTCCGCGATCGCTCTGGCCTCTACGACGGATTTTATATCCTATGACCGGCATGGGATCATTTTGTGCCCCGACAACCGGGATGTGGAGATCTTTCCTGAAAAAATCAACGGTTCCTATTACGCGCTGCATCGGCCTAATTCCGGAGAATACGGCAGACGAGAGATCTGGCTCGCCGAGTCTCCTGACTTGCTGCACTGGGGCCGCCACCGCCGGGTGATGGGAACACGGGAACATTTTTGGGACAGCGGTCGGGTAGGGGGCAGCACCATTCCGATCCGGACGGAGCGGGGTTGGCTGGAAATTTATCACGGCGCGGATCAGAACAATCGCTATTGCCTGGGCGCCGTGCTGCTGGATGCTGAAGCGCCCTGGCGAGTTCTGGCCAGATCCAATCAGCCCCTCATGCAGCCGGAAGCAGACTATGAAGTGAACGGTTTTTTCGGCAATGTCCTTTTTACTTGCGGCGCACTCGCTGAAGAGGGAAAAATCAAGATGTACTATGGTGCGGCCGATACCTCTCTTTGTTATGCAGAGATCCTTATAGCAGACATCCTTAGTCAGCTGGCAGGCATTTAAAAAAAGGAGAACCGAATGAACATCAGTTTGAAAATGGGTGCTGTTGCTTTGTTGGCCGCGTTCCTATGGATCATGGTCGGTTCTGCAACCGCGCAGGTGACCTTCAAGAACGTCACGCCGATTATCGGAACAGCCTTTCAGGTGTACCCGAACTGCGCCGCCTGGGGCGATATCGATAATGACGGCGACCTGGACGTTTACACGTCCCAGGGCTCGCAGATGGGAAATGATCTGATGATCAATGATCTGAACGGATCTGGCAAATTTGTGCGTGGAGACACCTTGGCCGGAGTCTTTATTCGCACCGCAGGCCCGCGCAGCGTCCTGATCGTGGATATCGACAATGACGGCGATCAGGACATCATGGCCATCGCAGACCGGACGCAGACCCACCTCTGTCTCAATCAACTGATGGAGACCGGTTCATTGGTGTTTCAGGATGTCAGCGAGGCCGTCGGTATTGCCCATGTGAACGAAGCCTATTATTGCGCCAATCTTGCTGATTTTGACAACGACGGCCGTCTGGACATCTTTTTAGCCGGATTGTCCTCAACAGCCTGGCCCCCCTCTTTGCTCTATAAAAACACTATGATGCCTGGCGGCCCACTGACCTTTGAGGATGTTACAGAGACGTCTGGGATCTTTTCCATGATGGGCATGAGCATCGTCTGCGGGGCCTGGGCGGATTATGACAACGACGGCGACCAAGATCTATTGACTCCCACTTCCGAGACCTGGCCGGTGTTTTTTTACCGTAATGAGGGCAACGGCGTATTTACAGAGATCTCTGAAGAAAACGGCCTCAGCGCCTCGTATGGCAGCTGCCGCGCCGGACTCTGGGCGGATTACGACAATGACGGTGATTTGGATGTCTATATCACGAGATGTCTGACCGCGGATATGCCGGATGTCGACACCTGTGAACTCTGGCGCAATGATAACGGGTATTTTGTCGAAGTGCCGTCCGCTCGGGTTGACGGCAAAGAGATACGCGGCGGGGCCTGGGGCGATTATGACAACGACGGCGATCTGGATCTGCATCTGTTGGACGGCTCCAAGGTCGACATCATGTTTCGCAACGACGGCAACGACGTGTTTGTCGATGTCGTCGAATCTGTTGGATTGGCAAAGACAGAAGCCGCCGGTGGCTGGGGATTGATGGAAATCAAGGATCGCGGCGGGCAGACCTTTGCCGACTGGGACGCGGACGGCGATCTGGACCTCTTCCTTCCCGGTGATGTCGGCACCAAACCCTATCTGATGCAGAACAACGGCGGCAATATGAACAACTGGCTGGAGGTGCGTTTAACCGGGGTGACCAGCAACCGCAACGGCATCGGCGCCCGCGTCATCGCCAAGGCCGGTGATCTGCGGCAGATTCGCGAGGTGTGCATGGGCTCCGGATATCTGTGCGGCCCGCCCACCGATTGCCATTTCGGGCTTGCCAAGAAGACTGTGGTCGATTCTCTGATCATCCTCTGGCCCAGCGGCGCCAAGGATATCTACACCGGAGTGGCCGTCAATCAATTGCTGAAACTGACTGCAGGCGCGGGTTCTACCGCGGTGGAAAAACAGGAGGGAACACTGCCCAGACGTTTCACTCTGGGCCAGAACTATCCCAATCCCTTTAATCCCACCACTGAGATCGTTTACGAGGTGCCGGCAGCCGGGCGGGTTCGTCTTGAAGTGTACGCGGTGAACGGTCAATGGGTGACCACGCTGGTGGATAAAGTGCAGCCCGGAGGACCATACACCGCTCGCTTCGATGCGGGTTCACTGGCCGGCGGCGTTTATTTTTATCGTTTGATCACAGATCAACGCGTTGTGCAGAAAAAAATGATTTTGGTGAAATAAGGAAAAACTAATCCATGCTGTGGACGCCGAGCCGCCGGTTTAGGCCGGCGGCTCCAGCGCCACTTCATAATCGGTCTGACGCCCTGCAGGTGTGCTCCGTGCAAAATCCATCCCAAGAGGAACTGCATGCCTTCCACTAATCCGGCTCTGGGCTTGTTCCTCGGAATCTTTTCCGGTGTGCTTTTAGGTACTTTTGCACTGCCGATGAAAAAAGTGAAAATCTGGCAGTGGGAAAATTCCTGGTTTATGTATTCCCTCTGGGGCACTCTTATCCTTCCCGTGCTCTGGGCGTTGTACACCATTCCCAACCTGATGGCTGTGTATTCAGCGGTTCCCCTCTCTGTTTTAGCAACAGTTTTTTTCTTCGGCGCTGTGTGGGGCGTGGCCAATGTTTGCTTTGGTCTTGGCTTGAAATTGATGGGACTGGCGTTGGGCACGGCCATTATGCTCGGCCTGAACAACGCCCTGGGTTCTCTGCTGCCGATCCTGATCTATCATCCTGAAGATTTGGCCAGGCCGGCGGGATGGGCTGTCTCTACCGGCGTGATGATTATGCTCCTGGGTATCGCCGTCTGCTCCATCGCCGGCGGTCGGCGCGAACGGGCGTTACGTGTGAAAGAAACCGCGATGGGCGTTCAAAAAGGTTCCTTTCTCAAGGGTTTGATCGTTTGCCTCACTGCCGGCGTATTCGGCGCCATGTTCAACTTTGCCCTTATCGCCGGCAAACCCTTGGAAGCAGGATCGCTGGCCAACGGCGCTTCGATTTTGAACGCCGCCAATGCCACCTGGTGCGTGTCCCTGCTCGGAGGATGTGTCGTAACCCTGGTCTATGCCCTGCACCTGTTACGCAAGAACCGCAGCCTCCCCCTTTTTGGGCGCCCCACCTCAGGTATCAACTGGCTGTGGACCTTTTTGATGGGAGCCATGTGGTACGGCGGCGTGACCCTCTATGGTATGGCGGTAATGAATCTAGGCCATCTGGGCGCCAGCATCGGCTGGCCTGTGATTCAAAGCACGGCCGTGCTCAGCGGCAACGTAGTAGGCTTGGCCACCGGTGAATGGAAGGGAGCCACCGGCAAGCCATTGCGACTGATGCTCGCCGGTCTGTTGTTGCTGGTGGCGGGTATTGTAGTCATTGGATGGGCCGGCACGCAGTAGTTTGCCGGGGTGTCTTAAAACATACAATTTGATCCGTATCGTCAAACCCAATTAAAATCCTCATGAATTCGGAATGCTGAGATGAGTGAAACCATTTGCTCCATCGAATTGGAAACCAAGCCTGATTTTGATCAATGCATGCAACGGCTGCTGGCCTGGTATGAACAGGAGATCATCGACCGGCCGCCGATTCGGTTTTCTGCGCATAACGCCGAGTACACTGCCGTCTCGACGCTGCGAGGCCGCAGCTGGCCGAACCTGGAGGCCAAGTGGATGGACGCCGAATTTCAGCTGGAATTTTTTATCGCATCGATGGCCCATCGCCGATTTCTGGCTGAAACGTTTCCGGTATACTGGCCCAACCTCGGGCCAGAGATCTTTTCAGCCCTTTTCGGCGGCGAATTGATCTTTCAGGAGGTGACCAGCTACTATCGGCCGTCGGTGATGCAGTGGAGCGATGCGGATCGTTTGCAGCTCGACAAGGAGAATCGCTATTTTAAAAAACTGGAGGAGATGACCCAGCTGGCGCTGTCGCTTTGCCAGGGAAAGTTTATCGTTGGGTACACTGATCTCCACGGCGGCGTCGATTGCGCCGCTGCCTGGCGCGATCCCCAGCAATTCTGTGTGGACCTGCTGGACTCCCCCCAGGAGGCCAAGGCGCTCATCGCCAAAGCGGCGGTGGAGTTTCAGGGCGTTTATGATCATTTCCACGCCTTGCTCAAACGCCACAATCAGCCCAGCGTCACTTGGATGGGCATACCCTCCTTTGGTAAAATGCACATTCCCAGCTGCGATTTCGCCGCCCTGCTCTCCACAAAACAGTTTGATGAATTCTGCCTGCCCATTCTTCTTGACGAAGTCACACACATGACGCACAATATCTTTCATGTGGACGGCAAGGGCGTGGCGAAAAATTTGCCCCGTTTGCTCGAAATTCCGCAGATCAACGGCATTCAATACGTACAAGGTGTAGGGGATGATCAGCCCATTATGCAGTGGATCCGGGATCTGAAAATGATCCAGCAGGCCGGTAAATCGCTCGTCGTGGACATCGCTTTAGATGAACTGGAGCCCTTCATGGAGGCCATGAAGCCCGAGGGGATTCTGCTCTGTTTATCCGCTGAGGAAGAACTGCAACCGCAGATTATTCAGCGAGTCGCCCGGTGGAGAGCCTGACTCGACTTGTACGGTTTATGAGGGCCGCCTGCAGCACCGGGCATGTTCTGCACTTTGAGACCATTCTTGCCGGTCAACCGTCCGCGTCTTAGGGGTTGTGGGCCAGTGGCGTCGTTAATCCAGTCGAGATGCTGAAGCTTTTTTGACCCTGAATGGACGACGGTATTATGCCTAGAACCGCGCAAGGCAAGTATCCCTCCTGTTGATGAAATCCCCCCATAACTGTTTCACCCTGCTGACCTCAGATCATCGAGTAGGCGACGAGTTATTACCGTTGAGATAATTTCTTGAAATGTACCTTTGCATTAATTATATTTAAAGAATGATCCAAGGAGATGTGATGTCCCCTCTTGAAAACAGCAAACCGCAGCACAGCAGCCGCTTCCGCATTCGGCGATTTCTCAACTGGTTCCCACTTGGCCTTACCTACGCTTTTTTGTACATGGCCCGATACAATCTCACGGTTTCGAAAAACGCATTGGGCGAATTGATGAGCAAGGCGGATTTCGGCGTCATTTTTGGCGCCGGCACACTGACCTACGCCTTTGCCTTTTTGCTCAATGGGCCTCTGACCGACCGCATCGGCGGTAAACGGGCGATTTTGCTCAGCGCCGCCGGCGCCGCGTTGATGAATGTGCTTATGGGACTGCTGACATTGAATCTTTTGACTGCAAACGTCCGTTTCAAT
The nucleotide sequence above comes from bacterium. Encoded proteins:
- a CDS encoding glycosidase, which codes for MPFNRSPWNPLIPPQAVKPSRSDFKVVCVFNAGVIRHHGQVLLLLRVAEKPIPTSPELELVPVYDACAGQITVKAFRRDDPECDFSDPRFVRSRGEQYLSSLSHIRLARSTDGIHFQVEDHPAMAPSNLYESYGIEDPRIVFIDGIHYIAYSAISPLGSAIALASTTDFISYDRHGIILCPDNRDVEIFPEKINGSYYALHRPNSGEYGRREIWLAESPDLLHWGRHRRVMGTREHFWDSGRVGGSTIPIRTERGWLEIYHGADQNNRYCLGAVLLDAEAPWRVLARSNQPLMQPEADYEVNGFFGNVLFTCGALAEEGKIKMYYGAADTSLCYAEILIADILSQLAGI
- a CDS encoding T9SS type A sorting domain-containing protein codes for the protein MNISLKMGAVALLAAFLWIMVGSATAQVTFKNVTPIIGTAFQVYPNCAAWGDIDNDGDLDVYTSQGSQMGNDLMINDLNGSGKFVRGDTLAGVFIRTAGPRSVLIVDIDNDGDQDIMAIADRTQTHLCLNQLMETGSLVFQDVSEAVGIAHVNEAYYCANLADFDNDGRLDIFLAGLSSTAWPPSLLYKNTMMPGGPLTFEDVTETSGIFSMMGMSIVCGAWADYDNDGDQDLLTPTSETWPVFFYRNEGNGVFTEISEENGLSASYGSCRAGLWADYDNDGDLDVYITRCLTADMPDVDTCELWRNDNGYFVEVPSARVDGKEIRGGAWGDYDNDGDLDLHLLDGSKVDIMFRNDGNDVFVDVVESVGLAKTEAAGGWGLMEIKDRGGQTFADWDADGDLDLFLPGDVGTKPYLMQNNGGNMNNWLEVRLTGVTSNRNGIGARVIAKAGDLRQIREVCMGSGYLCGPPTDCHFGLAKKTVVDSLIILWPSGAKDIYTGVAVNQLLKLTAGAGSTAVEKQEGTLPRRFTLGQNYPNPFNPTTEIVYEVPAAGRVRLEVYAVNGQWVTTLVDKVQPGGPYTARFDAGSLAGGVYFYRLITDQRVVQKKMILVK
- a CDS encoding rhamnose/proton symporter RhaT encodes the protein MPSTNPALGLFLGIFSGVLLGTFALPMKKVKIWQWENSWFMYSLWGTLILPVLWALYTIPNLMAVYSAVPLSVLATVFFFGAVWGVANVCFGLGLKLMGLALGTAIMLGLNNALGSLLPILIYHPEDLARPAGWAVSTGVMIMLLGIAVCSIAGGRRERALRVKETAMGVQKGSFLKGLIVCLTAGVFGAMFNFALIAGKPLEAGSLANGASILNAANATWCVSLLGGCVVTLVYALHLLRKNRSLPLFGRPTSGINWLWTFLMGAMWYGGVTLYGMAVMNLGHLGASIGWPVIQSTAVLSGNVVGLATGEWKGATGKPLRLMLAGLLLLVAGIVVIGWAGTQ